One Brassica napus cultivar Da-Ae chromosome C4, Da-Ae, whole genome shotgun sequence genomic region harbors:
- the LOC125585488 gene encoding uncharacterized protein LOC125585488 has translation MTVAQLVQPPGREHLPYLTPCPKGRRQTWFNRSGNGISAWINNMMYSNLSKGYPTFTHFPAEDQEMWFRQFAQEFTWNPDHTNFIRDAFVHKIMDNYGKQIYEWKQKWLIN, from the exons ATGACTGTTGCCCAGTTGGTTCAACCGCCCGGTCGTgagcatcttccctatctcactccgtgtcCAAAGGGACgacgtcaaacatg gttcaaccgatccgggaacgggatcagcgcatggatcaacaatATGATGTACTCGAACCTCAGCAAGGgatatccgactttcactcacttccctgccGAGGACCAGGagatgtggtttcgtcagtttgcg caagagttcacctGGAATCCCGATCACACGAACTTTATCCGTGACGCCTTCGTCCATAAaattatggacaactatgggaagcagatctacGAGTGGAAGCAGAAGTGGCTCATCAActag